One Glycine max cultivar Williams 82 chromosome 3, Glycine_max_v4.0, whole genome shotgun sequence DNA window includes the following coding sequences:
- the LOC100782762 gene encoding uncharacterized protein, protein MECNKDEAIRARQIAENKMQAGDFEGGLKFATKAQRLFPEIQNILQILAVCEVHCAAQKKHSGSDMDWYGILKIEKSADEATIKKQYRKLALLLHPDKNKSDGAEAAFKLIGEANRVLSDQTKRALYDLKFGVPVGNTAAKVPPRHPNGNASGMGCDGTARNYQNSFSSQYQAWNSYHRTDNQTFWTCCPHCNTRYQYVITILNHTIRCQHCSKSFTAHDMGNHNVSPGYWSPFNNQKEPPKHASSKEASKSNGGKSSGREQEGVSMSKCSAGIGTHSKVAKRRDSHAAAGVTKAGVGMSNPTNTKAKESQASTKVGHKRARQSTSDDDNKAANGKGVKDAKVQKNRVDPNRRSSRKKQHVSYTENDKDGDFGNSSKRPRHHESSNNNPASFTDGVGGQNGKIRNKASAPPEETVLRNKTKVEQTNVLRKEASNSDLNDRKSKADNCSPLKSNLPPSSEICCPDPDFSDFERDKAEGCFAVNQLWAIFDNTDSMPRFYALVKKVYFPFKLRITWLEPDSDDQGEIDWHEAGLPVACGKFKLGQSQRTSDRFMFSHQVHCIKGSDSGTYLVYPKKGETWAIFRHWDLGWSSDPEKHSEYQFEYVEVLSDFDENAGIKVAYLSKLKGFVSLFQRTVLNRISLFCILPNELYKFSHRIPSYKMTGAERQDVPRGSFELDPAGLPNSLSEVGDPGVVKMDGVNCSHHEYSKCKVEEAMSNDSIHKAKLRESIGSERVAQILRRSPRSSQKSMDNGQANTSQYTVRKDDINIGHRDDSPPEGNTAAFQTIKRKVKTPQKHEKNNYEGEALKARKSPRDLSKKNAQGDAGEWTAGKKTDNHSSNSKNVKVSNIPQSVGASCYGFKKEKSEEMFQCGQIWAIYGDRDHMPDTYAQIRMIECTPNFRLQVYMLEPCPPPNDLKRTISCGTFSVKEAKLRMLSLSAFSHQLKAELVANNRYEIYPRKCEIWALYKDQNYELTSSNQGRGECHIVEVLADSYQSIQVVVLVPHGNSGTIFKAPRIQRSKTGVIEILRKEVGRFSHQIPAFQHSDNVHLRGCWELDPSSVPGSFIPID, encoded by the coding sequence ATGGAGTGCAACAAGGATGAGGCTATAAGGGCTAGGCAGATTGCTGAAAATAAGATGCAAGCTGGTGACTTTGAAGGGGGGCTGAAATTTGCTACGAAAGCCCAAAGGCTGTTTCCTGAGATTCAGAACATTCTTCAGATCCTTGCTGTTTGTGAGGTTCACTGTGCTGCACAGAAGAAACACTCTGGGTCTGACATGGACTGGTATGGAATTCTTAAGATTGAAAAGTCCGCCGATGAAGCAACCATAAAGAAACAGTATAGGAAGCTTGCACTGCTACTTCATCCTGACAAAAATAAATCTGATGGTGCAGAGGCTGCTTTCAAGTTGATTGGTGAAGCTAACAGAGTGTTGAGTGACCAAACAAAGCGTGCTTTGTATGACTTAAAGTTTGGAGTTCCTGTGGGAAATACAGCAGCTAAGGTTCCACCTCGTCACCCAAATGGAAATGCTTCCGGGATGGGATGTGATGGCACTGCAAGAAATTATCAGAACAGTTTTTCTTCACAATACCAAGCTTGGAATTCATATCATCGGACTGATAATCAGACATTCTGGACATGTTGCCCTCATTGTAATACTAGATATCAATATGTCATAACCATTTTAAATCATACCATACGCTGTCAACATTGTTCTAAATCCTTTACAGCTCATGATATGGGGAACCACAACGTGTCACCAGGATATTGGTCACCATTTAATAACCAGAAAGAGCCTCCAAAACATGCATCGTCAAAAGAAGCTTCAAAAAGCAATGGTGGAAAGTCTTCTGGTAGAGAACAGGAGGGTGTATCCATGTCAAAATGCTCTGCTGGTATTGGTACCCATTCTAAAGTTGCAAAGAGAAGAGATAGTCATGCGGCTGCAGGAGTGACAAAGGCTGGTGTTGGGATGTCCAATCCCACTAATACCAAAGCCAAGGAATCGCAAGCCTCAACAAAGGTTGGACATAAGAGAGCAAGGCAGTCAACATcagatgatgataacaaagctGCAAATGGTAAAGGCGTGAAAGATGCTAAGGTTCAAAAAAATAGGGTTGATCCTAATAGGAGATCTTCAAGGAAAAAACAGCATGTTTCGTACACAGAAAATGATAAAGATGGTGATTTTGGGAATTCTTCCAAAAGGCCAAGGCACCATGAATCCAGTAACAACAATCCAGCCTCTTTTACTGACGGTGTGGGTGGTCAGAATGGAAAGATAAGAAATAAAGCAAGTGCACCGCCTGAAGAAACTGTTTTAAGGAATAAGACCAAAGTTGAGCAGACAAATGTGCTAAGAAAGGAGGCATCCAACTCAGATCTTAATGATAGAAAGTCAAAAGCTGACAATTGTTCTCCACTGAAGTCAAATTTACCTCCCAGTTCAGAGATTTGCTGTCCTGATCCAGACTTCAGTGATTTTGAGAGAGATAAGGCAGAGGGTTGTTTTGCTGTTAATCAATTATGGGCCATTTTTGATAATACTGATAGTATGCCAAGATTCTATGCTCTCGTCAAGAAAGTGTACTTCCCTTTCAAGTTGCGGATTACTTGGCTGGAACCTGACTCAGATGACCAAGGTGAGATTGACTGGCATGAAGCAGGCTTGCCTGTTGCTTGTGGTAAGTTCAAACTTGGTCAGTCTCAGAGAACTTCAGACCGCTTTATGTTCTCTCATCAGGTGCATTGCATAAAAGGAAGTGACAGTGGTACTTATCTGGTATATCCAAAGAAGGGAGAAACTTGGGCAATTTTCAGACATTGGGATCTTGGATGGAGTTCTGATCCAGAAAAGCATTCGGAGTATCAATTTGAATATGTGGAAGTTCTAtctgattttgatgaaaatGCCGGCATTAAAGTTGCTTATCTTAGCAAACTGAAAGGGTTTGTTAGTCTCTTCCAGCGAACTGTGCTAAACAGAATTagcttattttgtattttacctAATGAGCTTTATAAGTTCTCTCACCGGATTCCTTCATATAAGATGACAGGTGCTGAAAGGCAAGATGTTCCAAGAGGATCTTTTGAACTTGATCCTGCTGGTCTGCCTAATAGTCTTTCTGAAGTTGGTGATCCTGGTGTTGTGAAGATGGATGGAGTCAATTGTTCGCACCATGAATACTCGAAGTGTAAAGTTGAAGAGGCAATGTCTAATGATAGTATTCACAAAGCAAAGTTGCGAGAGAGTATTGGTTCTGAAAGAGTAGCACAAATCCTCAGAAGATCACCAAGGTCAAGTCAAAAAAGTATGGACAATGGTCAAGCAAACACTAGTCAATATACAGTCAGAAAGGATGACATAAACATTGGCCACAGGGATGACAGTCCACCAGAGGGAAACACTGCTGCATTTCAGACTATTAAGAGGAAGGTCAAGACACCTCAGAAacatgagaaaaataattatgaaggaGAGGCATTGAAAGCCCGAAAGTCACCTAGAGATTTAAGCAAGAAAAATGCTCAAGGAGATGCAGGTGAATGGACAGCAGGCAAGAAGACTGATAACCATTCAAGCAACAGCAAAAATGTGAAGGTCAGCAATATTCCTCAGTCAGTGGGAGCATCATGTTATGGCTTTAAGAAGGAAAAATCTGAAGAGATGTTTCAGTGTGGTCAGATATGGGCAATATATGGTGATAGGGATCATATGCCTGATACTTATGCTCAAATTAGGATGATTGAATGCACTCCTAATTTTAGATTGCAGGTGTACATGCTTGAACCCTGCCCACCACCAAATGACTTAAAAAGAACAATATCTTGTGGCACCTTTTCAGTTAAAGAAGCCAAATTACGGATGCTTTCTCTCTCTGCATTCTCTCATCAATTAAAAGCTGAACTTGTGGCAAATAATAGATATGAAATTTATCCTAGAAAATGTGAGATTTGGGCTCTATACAAGGACCAGAACTATGAACTGACTTCTTCAAATCAGGGCAGAGGTGAATGTCATATAGTAGAAGTATTAGCTGATAGTTACCAGAGTATCCAAGTTGTTGTTCTAGTGCCGCATGGCAACTCTGGGACAATTTTCAAGGCTCCTAGAATCCAGAGATCTAAAACTGGTGTAATTGAAATATTAAGAAAAGAGGTTGGCAGATTTTCACATCAGATTCCTGCTTTTCAGCACAGCGACAATGTTCATCTCAGAGGGTGTTGGGAGCTTGATCCTTCATCAGTTCCTGGTTCTTTCATACCAATAGACTGA